AAAATGATTTTGGAATCTTACGGGTAAACCCCCAGAAATTGCGGGTACGTTGGTATACACCTTTCAGTTCATACATACCGCGCATAAACTCTCTCCACCCAATAATTTGACGGACAAAGCCTTCTAAAGAATTGATAGGGATATCATGTTTTTCAGCATAGGCTATAGTGGTATCAATAATAAGATGAGGTGTTAATAAGCCCACATTTAGCATGGGTGTTATTACACTGTGATTCAATATAGAATTCTCACCAACAATCGCATCTTCGTAAATACCAAATTCTGAAAAGCGTTGTTCTAGAAATTGATCAAACCAAACTTTAGCGGCCTCAAAATCTATAGGATAATATACTTCTTTGGTTAATGCGCCATAATGATCAGAAAAATGAAGATCTACATATTCTTTTGCTTCTTTATGATAGGTAGTGACCTCAGGGAAATGTATAGAAGGAGGTGTTTTTTTAGCGGGATACTTTTTTCTGTTTTCCGTATCATAAGTCCATTTACCCCCCATCGGCTCATCATTCTTATCTACAAGAATACCTAGCCTTTTTCGTTCTTGTTTGTAGAAGGTTGTTTGATGAAAGCTTTTTTTATCTTTTTTAAAAAAATGAGTTAAATCTTCTTTATTATTTATAAATAGGGGAGAGTCAAATTCTTTTAAAGTAATAGTATATGCTTTACTGGTCTCTTCAATTCTTTTACGCAACCAATAGTCAGAAACTTCAATGTAATTTAATTGATTTATTCCTTCTTTGTTCAGCTGTTTAATTAGGGTACGAATATCTGATACATCTTCTGTAGCTTCAATATAAATGACCTCGTGATTATTTGCTTTTAAGAACGCTTCATAACATTTCATGCTAGCCCTATGAAAAGCAATTTTCTGCTTGTGAAATTTGTAGTGTTTGAAAAATAAATATTCTTCAATTAAATATATGGGTGCATCAAATTCTAATACGGGAGAATTCTCAAATAACTGGTGTGGAAATATTAGGGTAACATCTTTCATCATTGGTTTTTGTTTCTTCTACATCGTTCAGAACAGTATTTTACATTGTTCCATTCTTTCTCCCACTTTTTTCTCCATGTAAATGGCTTATTGCAGACCAAACAGACCTTTTGTGGCAAGTGTTGTTTTTTCATTTAAATTTAGGTACTTCACTAGTGCGTGCATACGGGTATTCGGCTATTTTGTTGACGGTGTAATAGCTGTTGAGCCCAGAAATGCCTATGCTATTAATTTCTTCTAAATTGATATCCTCCGTACTTTCAAAGGAGGCATCGGGTAGAATTAAACTTGTAATTTCACCAATGACCAATAGGGTATTGTTTTGCTTTATTGGTAAAGCCTCCACAAATTGCATTCCCATTTTAAAACGACTCTCTTTTACAAAAGGAGCCTTACAGGCTTCTATATATTCTTCTGTGAGTCCGCAGCGTTCAAATTCAGAAATAGACGCATCAAATTTTGCTGAGGTATAATGCGCCTTCTTTGTGAATTCTGGATGAATGTGATTAATCGTATAGGAGTTGTTTGCTAAAATATTATCATAAGTATTTCTTGGTACTTCACCTATAGGTCTTAAAATAAAGCCTAATAAGGCAGGATCACTTCCCAAATGCACTACAGAACTGAAGATAGCTACATTCGTGATTCCGTCTTCATTTATACTAGCTATAAGATTAGCAGGTTTAATTCCAGAAACTGCGTTAATAATTTTAATGCGTTCTATTCTATCTAAGTTTTCTAATGCCTTTTTGTTAAGCTTCATGTGCAATCTTATTTTTAATTTCTTTTTTACATTTTTTCCAAAAGGCAAAAAAGGAAGGGTAATATCCTTCTACAGCAAACATCCAATCTCTAGAATCTTCAATTCCTGAATAGTGGTTATTGGTAGGATGTTCTTTGTAAAGGCAATGATTTAAATTATATAGGGAGCTGAGTTCATCAAATTCACCCACAAAAACTTGAATCCCTTTAATGTTTTTAGCTAACTCTAGTAGGAACTCAATGCTTTTACTAGAAACCGGGAATTTTTTAAAGAGAGAGGGTTCTAATAGTAATATGCGATTTGCGGTTAGTTCTTTTCTCCACATGGGATCAAGATTGTAATAATTGTAGATTAGTGTTGGTAATTCGGTAACAAGATCTAAAGTATCTGAAGTAGGGAGTGTCGTTTCTAAACGTGGTATATAGGTTTCCGTTAGTACTTCAGGGATTGACAAATTTTCAAAGTCTTCGTAAGCAACATCTAAAAAAGTAGTGCTTTGTGTTGTATGACAATAGCGGTTGATATTTTCTTGGTTGGCATAATATTTTTTGTTGCTATTTGCTCCTGCAACCCACTGCCAGCTTAAAGCATTACTAGCCCAATCAGCATCTAAAAGATGATAATACATCCATTGTGCAGGAATTTTCCAGTGACTTTTAGCTACATTGCATGCGATACTCGCTATATACATGCGCAAATGATTGTGCATATAGCCTGTTTTGTAAAGCAGGCTAATCGCTTCATCTATAGCTATAATTCCAGTAGTACCCTCGGCAACTATCTTAGGTATTTCATAATTTTCAACGGTTGGCTGTGGATGTTTTAAATCTGAATCTATAGCATTTTCTTTATGGATCCATACTTGCTGCCAGTAATCTCGCCAGGCTAATTCTTGAATAAATTTTTCAGCATTAGAGATTGTAAAACCTCGTTCTAAAAGCGATTGGTATACTTGTTTAGTAGAAATTACGCCTCTAGCTAAATAAGGTGATAAATAGGATACGCTGCCATCAATATAATTTCTAGAACTGGCATATTTCCTAGGATCTACATGTGCTATTCGTTTTTGAATGGCATCCATATCCGTAGGAAATTCAGGGTTTAAAAAATTAGGGAAACTACTCATTTATCGTTTGCTTATTTTATTACCAGAAATAGCACGCTGTCTAGAACATTTGAATCTATTAATTTCTGGATTTCTCTTTTTTAAATGCTTCTGACTTACGCCACTGTTCACCCTTTTCCGCCACCTTTTAAAACTACTTTCTTTGAGGTTGGAGCGCATCAGTCTTATGACGTCTTTTTCAGGAATTTTAAATTGGAATTCAATGGCCTCAAATGGCGTACGATCTTCCCATGCCATCTCAATGATTCGGTCTAATTGTCGTTCTGTAAATTCTAAAGTATCTTTCATAATTAAAGTTTCTCCCAAATTTGATCCGCATTCAAATAAAAACTACCTAGAGGCTCAAAGTTGCATTGCTCCGGAGCTATTATGGATAAAAAATTAGTGCCGTCCTTTTTGGCATACAGATGGTATTTTTCTCCTATTATGGGTTCAAAAGAGAATTTGGCATTATAAATCAAATTATTGTGCTCAAATTCAGCCATCATTTTATCATACGATTCTTTTAATTCTTGATACCTGGTTTGAATTTTGTGATTTACCTTGTTAATAGACCTATTTTTCCAAGCAATAGTGTCCATAGGTTGTATAGCAGGAGCACCCAGATTGGTGCTATAGGGTCTTAATGCAGCATCATACTTTTGAGTATCGGTATTGAAAACCACGCTATCTGGCTTTTTTGAATTCATGTTATTCCATTTTTGTGCTTAACTGTTCTATCTTTTTCATGATCTCTTCTGCTTCATACGTCTTTTGATCACTCAATTTTCTATTAGAGGTAGACAGCTTATGTGCTTCTTGAAGTAAACTCTGGTAGGTTTCATATAGCTTATCTTTCTCTGATTTTTTCTTAAATAGTCCAAACATGGTATACTGATTTTATAGAATTAATAGCGGTACTATAATGTAAAGTTACAATATGTTTAACTATTTGTGTAAAATATTAAACAAAATAATATAAACGAGTTATTTTGAATGTTTCTGAATTAAAGTAACCTACGAGATTCTAGGTTTTAAAATTGTATATTTGATTATATGTTGAAATTGGTTTCCATATCATTTTCATTCCTGATTTTCATGCAGAGTCTAGGAATTTGTTTCACTGATGTAGTTAAACTAAATCAGTTGATGGAGCATGCTTCGTTTCATAGTGAGCAATATGGAGATGATGTATTTACTTTTGTAGCTAAGCACTACGGAGCATCTAAAGCAGAACATCAAAAAGAACACCAAGAAGAAAAGGAAGATCATGAAAAACTACCTTTTCAAAATCATTCTCATATTTCTACAGTCATTGCTATTGTAAATCCAGTTTATAGGGCAGATTTTAATAAAATAGAATTTGTTCTGAATACGATATCAAATTTTCATTACCAAGAACCTAGTTCTTCCTTACACTCCATAGGCTTATTTCAGCCACCCCGCATTTCATAATAATTTTTAGATGTTAATAGACTCCATTTCATTTCTTTGAATTGGAATAGTTCTAATTATAATATTATGAAAAAATGTTATCATATATAATTCATTTTAGTATTAAGAATAAGTTTGTAATTCTCTTATTCACACTTTTTATCGTTGGGTTTGGATTGTATTCCTTGTCTCAAATACCTATTGGCGCAGTGCCAGATGTTACCAATAATCAAGTACAAGTAATCACTACCTCCAGAAATCTTTCTACGCAAGACATGGAGCAATTTATAACCTATCCTGTTGAGTTAGAGATGGCAAATTTACCAGGGGTAGAAGAAATTAGATCGGTATCAAAATTCGGTCTCTCTGTAGTAACCATTGTCTTTAATGACGATATGGGTACTTTTTTACCTAGGCAGTTAATTGCTGAAAAAATCAAATCTGCTTCTGAAAAAATCCCTGAAGGTTTTGGTTCGCCAGAAATGGGTCCTATTACTACAGGCTTAGGAGAAATTTACCAATACATTTTAGATGTTAAGCCCGAGTTTAAAGATAAATATACTACGGAAGATTTACGAACCATTCAAGATTGGATTGTAAAACGACAACTCTCAGGAATTCCTGGTGTCGTTGAAGTGAATACTTGGGGTGGTTTTTTAAAACAATATGAAGTTGCTATAGCTACCGATAAACTTTATGCCATGAACATCAGTGCTCGCGATGTTTTTTCAGCTTTAGAAACCAATAATAGTATTTCTGGTGGCGGGTATATTGAAAAAACTAATCAGGCTTATTTTATTCGTGGTGAGGGTTTAATAACTTCACTTGAAGACATTGAAAATGTTGTCGTTAAAAATATAAATGGGATACCTATCTATATTAAGGATGTAGCTAAAGTAGGGTTCGGTAGTGCTAATAGGTTTGGGGCCATAACAGCAAATGGAGAAGGAGAAAAGGTTTTAGGTCAGGTAATGATGTTAAAAGATGCTAACTCTAAAAAAGTAATCGATGCCGTTAAACTACGTGTTACTGAAATTAGCAAAGCTTTACCAGAAGGCGTTTACATCAATGCCTTTTTAGATCGGAGTGAACTCATCGCGAAAACTACGCTTACAGTAACTGAAAACTTGGTGTTAGGTTGTCTTATCGTCATTTTCGTAGTGGTCTTATTATTAGGTAATTTTAGATCTGGTTTGGTGGTTGCCTCCGTCATTCCACTTTGTCTACTTTTTGCCTTGTCGCTCATGTATATTTTCGGAGTCGATGCCAACCTCATGAGTTTAGGCGCTATAGATTTTGGAATTATTATAGATGGAGCAGTAATTATTGTGGAGTTTATTGCTTTTAAAATAAGTAGTACTAGTGCAGAAATTATGGCATTACCGAAAGAAGAACAACAAGAATTAAAAGACCAAATAGCGCAAAATGGAGCATCAAAAATGATGAACTCGGCAGTATTCGGTCAATTAATAATTCTGATTGTTTTTATTCCAATTTTATCTTTAAGTGGTGTAGAAGGGAAAATGTTTATTCCTATGGCACTTACGTTTAGTTTTGCACTAATAGGAGCCATGATTTTATGTTTTACTTATGTGCCCGTGGCGGCTTCATTATTTTTAAAACCTCAAAAAAAGACTGAAAAAAGAAATATCTCTATACGATTAATGGATAGGCTTGTGGCTACATATGACCCCATTATTACCTGGGCGCTGCGCAGTAAAAAAGTAGTATTGTCTATTGCAGCAGTACTATTAGCGCTAGCAATTTTTATCTTTACACAGATGGGGGGAGAGTTTGTACCTACTTTAGATGAGGGCGATTTTGTCATTCAGCCTGTACTTAAAACAGGAACATCATTGAGTAAAACGGTTGAAACCACCACTCAAATTGAACGTATACTATTAACAAATTTTCCAGAAGTAAAACAAGTGGTAACTAGAATTGGCGCGGCTGAAGTACCTACTGATCCTATGTCTATGGAAGAGAGTGATGTGATCATTATCTTAAAACCAAAAAGCGAATGGACATCTGCCGCTTCAAAAGATGAATTGGCTGACAAATTTAAAGAAGCTTTAGCGGTGATTCCTGGAATGGAGGTTGAATTTACACAGCCTATTGAAATGCGATTTAATGAACTAATTACTGGAGTTCGCGCAGATATCGCTATTAAAATATTTGGAGATGATTTATCTGTTTTAGCTAAAAAAGGCAGTGAAATAGGAGAATTAATTACCAATGTTAAAGGTGCATCTGATATTTCTATAGAAAAGGTAGAAGGTTTACCTGAAATGAGTATTAAATATGACCGCAGTAAAGTGGCCCGTTACGGATTAAACATTCAAGAATTAAACGATCTGGTAGCAATGGCTTTTGCAGGAAAGACTGCAGGGAGCATTTTTGAAGGAGAAAAGAGGTTTGACTTAGTCGTTCGTTTAGATAAATCTCAACGGAAAGATATTAATAACCTTCAAAACTTATTTGTTGACCTTCCTAATGGTGGAAAAGTTCCTTTACGAGAATTAGCCACGATTAGCTATCAAAAAGGTGCCGCTAAAATATCTCGAGATAATACGCGAAGACGCATTGTCGTAGGGGTAAATGTGCGGAACAGAGATCTACAGTCTGTGGTAGATGATGTGCAAAAACTTATCAATGAAAATATTGACTTACCAGTGGGGTATAGTATTTCTTATGGCGGGCAATTTGAAAACTTACAGAGTGCTAAATCTCGCTTATTAGTTGCAGTGCCTATAGCTTTAGTTTTAATTTTTGTGCTGTTGTATTTTGCCTTTAAATCGGTAAAAGAAGCTTTAATGATCTATTCTGCAATACCATTGGCTGCTGTAGGCGGTGTGTTTTTATTATGGATCAGAGATTTGCCTTTTAGTATTTCTGCGGGAGTAGGTTTTATTGCACTTTTTGGAATTGCAGTTTTAAATGGAATTGTCTTAATCGAACATTTTAAAGAGTTAAAAGCGGAAGGTTTTGAAACAATTGAAGAATTAATAAAACATGGAGCTAAAGATAGATTGCGAGCTGTTTTATTAACCGCTTCTGCCGCTGCATTAGGTTTTTTACCCATGGCAATATCTACCAATGCAGGAGCAGAGGTACAGCGGCCATTGGCAACTGTGGTCATTGGAGGTTTAATTACGGCTACTATATTAACACTGGTAGTATTGCCTGTGCTTTATGCTTATTTGAATACCATTAAACCCCTTAAAATAAAAAATAAAGGTAATGCTGTTGCGTTAATCCTTGGTTTTTGTTGTTTAGGGCAAGTTATGTCACAAGAAAAACAACATCAAGCTCTTAGTTTAGAGGAGTTAATACCTATAGCTATTGAGAATAATGCTTCTTTGAAAGCTAAAAACAATCAACTACTACAATCTGAACAACTCATTAATTCGGCTTTTGATTTTGATAAGACCCAGGTCTATTATGAGTTTGATGAGAATAACTTAGCCAGCAATAATCAGCCTTTAAAAGTTTTTGGGGTGCAGCAAGATTTCCGTTTTCCTACCGTTTATTTTTCTCAAAAGAAAGTGAATAAAATGCGGTATTCTCTGAGCGAAAATTCTTTTGAAATTCAGAAGAAATCGGTTATTAGAAGAGTAACTACTAGTTATTACAACTATCAAATAGCTTTAAAAAAGCAGGAGCTTTATCACACATTAGACAGTTTGTATAGCAATTTTTCAGCAATGGCTAGTAGACGATTTGAACTAGGGGAAACCAATTATCTAGAAAAAATAACCGCTATTTCTAAAGAAAAGCAGATTGCATTGCAATATTCTGAATCAAAAAAACAGGTAAAAGAGGTGTATACAGAATTGCAAGCAGTACTACAATTGGAAGATTCCATACGGGTTACTCCGCTACTTAATTTAAAGGTAGTAGCGCAGCAAGTACCTATAGCGCAAAGTCCTGAACTAGATTTTTATCAAAATAGAGCATTGTTTTTTAAAGCAGAAAAACAGTTGGAGAAACAACAAGTACTCCCAGATATCAGTCTACAGTATTTTCAAGGGACTAATGAAGGGCTAAACGCTAATTTATATGGCTACCAATTGGGCTTAAAAATTCCCATTCTTTTCGGAGGTAAATCTGCGAAAATTAAAGCATCAAAATTTGCAGAAGAAGCATCAATCAATGAGTTAAAAGAATACCGAACGCAAGTAAATTCTAAACAAGAAGTTTTAAAAAATCAATTAAAAAGCTTTGGTGCATCTTTAGCTTATTATGAGAATGAAGGACAGCAACTTTCTAATGAAATTTTAAAAACTGCAATCGGTAGCTTTAAAAACGGAGAGATTAACTTTTATCAATACTTGCAAAGTCTTGAAAGCGCCTATGAGATACAACTAGAATATCTCAACACATTAAAGGAGTATAATCAAACCGTAATTGCTATCAATTTTTTAACACTATAACAATCATGAAATATATAATTAATAGAATCGCCATAACAGGTGTGCTTACGCTACTAATAAGTTGCGGTAGTAAGGAAAAAACGAGTGTTTCGAAAGAAAAAAATTCGGAATACATCGAAATAACCATGGAACAGTTTAATAAAAATAACATGGAACTCGGGACCTTTAAAGAACAAGATTTTCCAAAAATAGTATCGGCAACGGGCATGATTGATGTACCGCCAGAAAATAAAGCAAGCGTTAGTGCAACGATGGGAGGATATATAAAAACGACTCCCTTGTTAATAGGGGATACCGTAAAAAAAGGACAGCTATTGGTAACTTTAGAAAACCCAGAATTTGTTACGATCCAACAAGAATATATGGAACTGAATGAGCAGTTGATGTATTTGAAGTCTGAATATGACAGACAAGAAACCATGATAGCAGAAAAAATCACTTCTCAAAAAAGTTTTTTAAAAGCAGAAAGTGATTATAAAACGAGTATAGCAAGACGGAATGGTTTGAAAAAACAGTTGGAAATGCTTCATATATCGACTGCTAATGCTGCTCAAGGTAATTTTACAGCAATTGCTAGCATTTACGCACCTATTGCAGGTAGTATTTCTAAAACCTTTGTGTCTATGGGGTCTTATGTTTCGCCAGCTAGTCCTATTTTAGAAATCATAAACAATGATCATATTCATTTAGAGCTTTCCGTTTTTGAAAAGGACATTATGAGTATTAAGAAAGATCAGAAAATCGAATTTGAAATCCCCGAAGTTTCAGATCAAGAATATTCAGGAGAAGTTCATCTCGTAGGGAATTCTATTGATGAAAATAGAACGATTAAAATTCATGGCCATATTGAAGATGAATCTAAGTATAAGTTTATTTCAGGAATGTTTGTATCCTCTAGAATAATTACAAGCACAGAAAAGAGATTAGCTTTACCCTCAGAAGCTATTGTACCTATTGATGATATTGACTATGTCTTGGTCTTGGTAAAAAAGGAAAATGATACGTACTATTTCCATCAAGAGGAAGTAAAACAAAATGGAAATTTTGAAGGTTTTTCTCTTATAGAAAACACAAATGACTTTAAGCAGAATACAAAGTTCTTGACAAAAGGTGTTTTTAACTTATTAGGCGCGTAATTATGGATGCACAAAACACAGAAAAACACTATATTAAACGTAGCGGATGGCTTAGAGCTGGAGTCTTAGGAGCAAACGATGGGATTTTATCGACAGCAAGTATTATTATAGGGGTTGCCGCTGCTAGTAGTACACGAGAACCTGTTTTAGTTGCGGGAGTTGCAGGGCTAGTTGCTGGAGCATTATCTATGGCGGCTGGAGAATATGTATCTGTGAGTTCTCAGACAGATGTCGAAAAATCTGATCTTGCTCGAGAGCAACAAGAACTTATAGATACTCCAGAAGAAGAGCTTCTAGAGCTAGCAAAAATATATGAAGAAAGAGGTTTAAAAGTTGAGACAGCCTTAGAGGTTGCAATACAATTAACAGCCCATAATGCTTTAGAAGCACATGCAAGAGATGAGCTAGGAATACACGAAATGACGGAGGCAAAACCTTTACAGGCAGCAATTTCTTCTGGTATAGCTTTTACTGTAGGTGGCTTTTTACCTGTACTCGTAGCGTTTATAGCCCCTCTTAATCGTATGGAATACCTGCAATATGTGAGTGCGATTCTGTTTCTAGCTATTTTAGGAATAGTAGCAGCAAGAGCGGGAGGTTCTAACCCTACAAAAGTAGTGCTAAGAATAACATTTTGGGGAACCTTAGCTATGGGATTAACGGCTTTTATTGGACATCTTTTCAATATAAATATTGCGTAGTATGATCACACAAGAAGAAAAATATTGTTCAGACTTATTAGCATTTCGTAAATGGAAAGAGCTCACTTTTCATGATCTTATACATACGCAAGAGGTTGCAGAATACGTCAATTATATTTGCTGTGAAATGAATAGTACACCCCGTAAAACTGAGTTACCTATGCTCACCGCTCGGTTTCAAAATACAGGTTTTTTAAATAGTTATAATGATTATGAAGAAGAAAGTAAAAATAGAGGAATAGGGTATCTTAACGCTGCAGGGATGTATTACAATTCTATGGTACAAATATGCAAGTGCATTGATGGTACAAGATGGCATCAAAACCCAACGACAGCGCTAGCTGAAATACTTTGTGATGCAAATATAATTCATGTTAACAATGCTCATTTTTTTTATAGAAATAGTCTGCGGGACAGAGAAAGGGAGTTTTTTTGTGATAGGCACTTGACAGAAGAGAAGTGCTCCGTATTTAATTTAGAGGTTTTAGTAAATGTTCATTTTAAGTCTCATCATGAAAAGGGCTATGTTGAAGTAAGAAACCAGAAGAATTTGGAAGATGTAAAAACAAATTTCAGCGTATTATGAAGACTAATTTATTTCCACACGACAAATTCAGTTTTGATAATCAAGATTTGCTTTCAGGACTACCTGAAGCTGTCTGCAAAACGATTACTAAAAACAGTGTCATTATTCACTTTAAGGCAGGAGATGCGATTTTTATAGAAGATAATACGCCAGAAGGCATTTATAGCGTTAAAAATGGAAAAGTAAAGAAGTTTACAGTTACTGATCATAGAAAGGAGCATATTTTTTATATCTGTAAAGAAGGAGAGTACTTAGTATATCACGCCGTGTTAAGCGAGGAGTTATATCCAGACTGCGCATCAGCTCTTACAGATTGTGATATGGAGTTTATACCTAAAGAAGATTTTATAAAGGCAGTAGACAAGTCACCTATCTTATCAAAACGTTTATTAAGGAGTTTGGGTCACGAATTTGGAGTTTTTCTTAAGGCGACAAAAATTCTTGCAAAATATACGGTAAGAGAACGAACAGCATTAAACCTTCTGATTTTAGAAAGTAAATATAAAAATAATCAGAAGTTGGATACAGAAATCAGTATTCATAGAGAAGACCTAGCTAGCATGGTTGGTACTGCTATGGAATCTGTAGTGAGAATGCTCAAGGATTTTAAAGAAGAAAAACTTATTTCAACAAAGCGAAGCAGCATTTTTATTAAGGACCATAAAGGTCTCTTAAAGGTAGCTAACTTTAACTGATTGCCTATAGCTTACATTGATAATTATCAATGTAAGCTATAGAATTAAATTACGATTAATAGAATTAATTAACCTAATTATAAGACTATGAAAAATTTTTTATTACTAGCAGTGATTTTTGTTGCTTTTGGTACTACAGTAAGTGCTCAAGAATGGCAGACGGATTTTGTAAAAGCAAAAGCTATCGCTGTAAAAGAAAGTAAACCTATAATTCTTGTTTTTCAAGGATCAGATTGGTGTGCACCTTGTATTAAGCTTGATCGTGAAATTTGGAGTACAGATAA
This genomic stretch from Cellulophaga algicola DSM 14237 harbors:
- a CDS encoding Crp/Fnr family transcriptional regulator, which gives rise to MKTNLFPHDKFSFDNQDLLSGLPEAVCKTITKNSVIIHFKAGDAIFIEDNTPEGIYSVKNGKVKKFTVTDHRKEHIFYICKEGEYLVYHAVLSEELYPDCASALTDCDMEFIPKEDFIKAVDKSPILSKRLLRSLGHEFGVFLKATKILAKYTVRERTALNLLILESKYKNNQKLDTEISIHREDLASMVGTAMESVVRMLKDFKEEKLISTKRSSIFIKDHKGLLKVANFN
- a CDS encoding VIT1/CCC1 transporter family protein → MDAQNTEKHYIKRSGWLRAGVLGANDGILSTASIIIGVAAASSTREPVLVAGVAGLVAGALSMAAGEYVSVSSQTDVEKSDLAREQQELIDTPEEELLELAKIYEERGLKVETALEVAIQLTAHNALEAHARDELGIHEMTEAKPLQAAISSGIAFTVGGFLPVLVAFIAPLNRMEYLQYVSAILFLAILGIVAARAGGSNPTKVVLRITFWGTLAMGLTAFIGHLFNINIA